A part of Lagopus muta isolate bLagMut1 chromosome 26, bLagMut1 primary, whole genome shotgun sequence genomic DNA contains:
- the FSD1 gene encoding LOW QUALITY PROTEIN: fibronectin type III and SPRY domain-containing protein 1 (The sequence of the model RefSeq protein was modified relative to this genomic sequence to represent the inferred CDS: deleted 2 bases in 2 codons) yields the protein MGDQEALRKIITTLAVKNEEIQNFIYSLKQMLQNVEDNSARVQEDLEGEFQSLYALLDELKDSMLMKIKQDRASRTYELQAQLAACAKALESSEELLETANQTLATANNHDFAQAAKQIKDSVTMAPAFRLSLKAKVSDNMSHLMVDFAQERRLLQALAFLPVPSTPEIDLTESLVADNCVTLSWRMPDEDSKIDHYVLEYRRTNFEGPPRAKEEQPWMVVEGIKGTEYTLSGLKFDMKYMNFRVRACNKAVAGEFSEAVTLETRAFMFRLDASTCHQNLRVEDFSVEWDATGGKVQDVKTREKDGKGRTASPANSPRQVTAPRSAPGVGGGTGLTACLHPRAVQSPKRMSLGRAGRDRFTAESYTVLGDTLIDGDDHYWEVRYDRDSKAFGVGVAYRSLGKFDQLGKTSASWCLHLNNWLQVSFSAKHANKAKVLDVPVPDCIGVYCNFHEGFLSFYNARTKQLLHTFKARFAQPVLPAFMVWCGSFHVSSGLQVPSAVKCLQKRNSAASSSTASLP from the exons ATGGGCGACCAG GAAGCGCTGCGGAAGATCATCACCACTTTGGCTGTGAAGAATGAAGAGATCCAGAACTTCATCTACTCCCTCAAGCAGATGCTGCAGAATGTGGAG GACAATTCTGCACGAGTGCAGGAGGACCTGGAGGGGGAGTTCCAGTCGCTGTATGCGCTGCTGGACGAGCTGAAGGACAGCATGCTGATGAAGATCAAGCAGGAC CGCGCCAGCCGCACCTACGAGCTGCAG GCTCAGCTGGCGGCGTGTGCCAAAGCGCTGGAGAGCTcggaggagctgctggagacGGCCAACCAGACCCTGGCGACGGCCAACAACCACGACTTCGCCCAG GCTGCCAAACAGATCAAGGATAG TGTGACGATGGCTCCCGCCTTCCGCCTCTCGCTCAAGGCCAAGGTGAGCGACAACATGAGCCACCTGATGGTGGATTTTGCCCAGGAGCGCCGCCTGCTGCAAGCCCTCGCCTTCCTGCCAG TGCCGAGCACCCCTGAGATCGACCTGACGGAGTCACTGGTGGCCGATAACTGCGTGACGCTGTCCTGGAGGATGCCTGATGAGGACAGCAAGATCGACCACTACGTGCTGGAGTACCGCAGGACCAACTTCGAGGGGCCGCCCCGAGCCaaggaggagcagccctggATGGTGGTGGAGGGCATTAAGGGCACTGAGTACACGCTGTCTG GGCTGAAGTTTGACATGAAGTACATGAATTTCCGAGTGCGGGCCTGCAACAAAGCCGTGGCTGGAGAGTTCTCTGAGGCGGTCACTTTGGAGACGAGAG CGTTCATGTTCCGGCTGGATGCCAGCACGTGCCACCAGAACCTGCGCGTGGAGGACTTCAGTGTGGAGTGGGACGCCACGGGCGGAAAGGTGCAGGATGTGAAGACAAGGGAGAAGGACGGGAAGGGCAGGACTGCGTCGCCCGCCAACTCCCCCCGCCAGGTAACAGCACCCCGCTCAGCACCGGGTGTTGGTGGCGGCACCGGCCTCACCGCCTGCCTCCATCCCAGGGCTGTGCAGTCACCCAAGCGGATGTCGCTGGGCCGCGCC GGCAGGGATCGCTTCACCGCCGAATCCTACACGGTGTTGG GAGACACCTTGATCGACGGCGACGACCACTACTGGGAGGTGCGGTACGACCGCGACAGCAAAGCGTTCGGCGTCGGGGTGGCGTATCGCAGCCTGGGCAAGTTCGATCAGCTGGGCAAGACGTCGGCGTCGTGGTGCCTCCACCTCAACAACTGGCTGCAGGTCAGCTTCAGCGCCAAGCACGCCAACAAGGCCAAGGTGCTGGATGTGCCCGTGCCCGACTGCATCGGCGTCTACTGCAACTTCCATGAAG GATTCCTGTCCTTCTACAACGCCCGcaccaagcagctgctgcacaccTTCAAGGCTCGCTTTGCGCAGCCGGTGCTGCCAGCCTTCATG GTTTGGTGTGGCAGCTTCCACGTCTCCTCGGGCCTGCAGGTGCCCAGCGCTGTGAAATGCCTCCAGAAACGCAACAGCGCGGCCAGCAGCTCCACGGCCAGCCTGCCCTAA
- the STAP2 gene encoding LOW QUALITY PROTEIN: signal-transducing adaptor protein 2 (The sequence of the model RefSeq protein was modified relative to this genomic sequence to represent the inferred CDS: inserted 1 base in 1 codon; deleted 4 bases in 4 codons) codes for MAPPPHCYEGFVEVRGLRDQSCRRRWAGLRGTTLCFYGAPREQQPLELLDLDELVGVQKKGGALVLQLRDQKVTLKADSVQEQEMWRGFILTMAKMEVPTDLELLPGHLIQLSEALRQERENRRRGTECGDNWHLPAASFDVSRAEAERLLERNAGSGSVVLRPGGHGQGFSISTRQVLSGAALLKHYRVVSVGDGFLVDVDTPHHCSSLDEVVQYFVKQSKGSLQPLHREYSMTLEFVEADAKSSEVTRRPCKPPPXPPRPPARPQGAAPPAQAPPLLPKPTATPQHAVRGECGWGKLGGGEGGRNHCTPLLSPAGAGSPPSSQPHSTPRRGPLLPHGHNAADITEELAQKLMRRPCSQ; via the exons ATGGCCCCCCCGCCGCACTGCTATGAG GGCTTCGTGGAGGTGCGGGGGCTGCGGGATCAG agctgcaggaggcgCTGGGCCGGGCTGCGGGGGACGACGCTGTGCTTCTATGGGGCgcccagagagcagcag CCTTTGGAGCTTCTGGACCTG GATGAGCTGGTGGGGGTACAGAAAAAGGGGGGGGCCCTCGTCCTCCAGCTGCGGGATCAGAAGGTGACACTGAAG GCAGACAGCGTGCAGGAACAGGAGATGTGGCGC GGCTTCATCCTCACCATGGCCAAG ATGGAGGTGCCCACAgacctggagctgctgcctgggcaC CTCATCCAGCTGTCGGAGGCGCTGCGCCAGGAGAGGGAGAACCGCCGGAGGGGAACGGAGTGTGGGGACAACTGGCA CCTGCCAGCTGCTTCTTTCGACGTGTCGCGCGCTGAGGCCGAGCGGCTGCTGGAGCGCAACGCAGGCAGTGGGAGCGTGGTGCTGCGGCCCGGTGGGCACGGCCAAGGCTTCTCCATCAGCACACGGCAGGTGCTGAGCGG cgcTGCTCTGCTGAAGCACTACAGGGTGGTCAGCGTGGGAGATGGGTTCCTTGTTGATGTCGACACGCCG catcactgctccTCGCTGGACGAGGTGGTGCAGTACTTCGTGAAGCAGAGCaaaggcagcctgcagcccctgcaccGGGAGTACAGCATGACGCTGG AGTTCGTGGAAGCAGATGCTAAAAGCTCGGAGGTGACACGGCGGCCATGCAAAcctcccc tgcccccccgCCCCCCGGCCCGCCCCCAAGGCGCAGCACCGCCGGCCCAGGCCCCCCCCCTACTGCCAAAACCAACAGCGACCCCACAGCACGCAGTGAGAGGTGAGTGTGGATGGGGgaaactgggggggggggaggggggaagaaacCACTGCACcccactgctctcccctgcaGGTGCCGGCAGCCcccccagctcacagccccattcGACCCCACGGCGCggcccactgctgccccatggaCACAATGCTG caGACATCACAGAGGAGCTGGCTCAGAAGCTGATGAGGCGGCCGTGCTCTCAATGA